A window from candidate division WOR-3 bacterium encodes these proteins:
- a CDS encoding DUF1028 domain-containing protein has product MKFLISLIFSIKGETNTFSIVAMDPETEEWGIAVASRVFDVGYIVPWLEANVGAVATQALSNPYFGPWALELLRKGKKADEVLKIILERDTSPQDRQVGIVDRWGNSASFTGKSTIFWAGHKNKMYVAVQGNILVSEKVIDTMLIVFENTKGLPLAERLLLALEAGEAKGGDKRGKQSAALYVVRKRGGYEGVDNRLLDLKVVDNPEPVKELKRQYEMWQFVFLAPAYLRLSKEEKKKERIFLERAHELLKKALKSDIKSPEVYNSLAWEFALRKVYPEETIELAKRALELDPDDPNIMDTLAEAYFAAGDYEKAIYWEKKALEKEPENEFFKKQLKKFEKRRK; this is encoded by the coding sequence ATGAAGTTCTTAATTTCACTTATTTTTTCTATAAAGGGAGAAACAAACACTTTTTCAATTGTGGCTATGGATCCTGAGACAGAGGAATGGGGAATTGCTGTTGCTTCAAGAGTTTTTGATGTAGGGTATATTGTGCCATGGCTTGAGGCAAATGTAGGTGCTGTTGCTACCCAGGCCCTTTCTAATCCCTATTTTGGTCCATGGGCACTTGAACTTTTAAGAAAAGGTAAAAAGGCTGATGAAGTTTTAAAAATAATTCTTGAAAGAGATACTTCACCTCAGGATAGACAAGTTGGAATTGTTGATAGATGGGGAAATTCTGCTTCTTTTACAGGTAAATCAACAATATTCTGGGCAGGTCACAAAAATAAAATGTATGTTGCTGTTCAGGGTAATATTCTTGTAAGTGAAAAAGTTATTGATACAATGCTCATTGTTTTTGAAAACACAAAGGGGTTACCACTTGCTGAAAGGCTTCTTTTAGCTCTTGAGGCTGGTGAAGCAAAAGGAGGAGATAAAAGAGGTAAACAATCTGCTGCTTTGTATGTTGTAAGGAAAAGGGGTGGATATGAGGGTGTTGATAATAGGCTCCTTGATTTAAAAGTTGTTGATAATCCTGAGCCAGTTAAGGAACTTAAAAGGCAGTATGAAATGTGGCAATTTGTTTTTCTTGCTCCTGCTTATTTAAGGCTTTCTAAGGAAGAAAAGAAAAAGGAAAGGATTTTTCTTGAAAGAGCACATGAACTTTTAAAGAAGGCATTAAAAAGTGATATTAAATCTCCAGAAGTTTACAATTCTCTTGCCTGGGAATTTGCTTTGAGAAAGGTTTATCCTGAGGAGACGATAGAACTTGCTAAAAGGGCATTAGAACTTGATCCAGATGACCCGAATATAATGGATACATTAGCAGAGGCATATTTTGCAGCAGGTGATTATGAGAAGGCAATTTACTGGGAAAAGAAAGCCCTTGAAAAAGAACCCGAAAATGAATTTTTTAAAAAACAATTAAAAAAGTTTGAAAAAAGGAGAAAGTAA
- the sufU gene encoding Fe-S cluster assembly sulfur transfer protein SufU yields MIEEIYEIILDHYKNPRNYGEIVKPDIEYEGGNPYCGDEIKMQFKIRDGVIEDVKFKGRGCAISQAAASILTEYIKGKKIEELKNYTKEEHLKSIGIELSPVRMKCALLSYEILKIALFGEGEIGK; encoded by the coding sequence ATGATTGAAGAAATTTACGAAATTATACTTGATCACTATAAGAACCCCAGAAATTATGGAGAAATTGTAAAGCCTGATATAGAATACGAAGGGGGCAATCCCTATTGTGGTGATGAAATAAAAATGCAGTTTAAGATAAGAGATGGTGTTATTGAGGATGTAAAGTTTAAAGGAAGGGGTTGTGCAATTTCTCAAGCTGCTGCTTCTATTCTTACAGAATATATAAAAGGCAAAAAAATTGAAGAACTGAAAAATTATACAAAAGAGGAACATTTAAAAAGCATTGGAATTGAACTTTCTCCTGTAAGGATGAAATGTGCTCTTTTATCTTACGAAATACTTAAAATTGCCCTCTTTGGTGAAGGGGAAATAGGAAAATAA